The proteins below are encoded in one region of Ferroplasma acidiphilum:
- a CDS encoding ABC transporter permease subunit, translating to MDAIILIILAVLATAGRVIGLILLSILTGWFLAYASIKSKFFENIYIILIEVFESIPVITFFPVVLVIFITHVGGTLGVELAADFLVFTAVVWNIWMGEYQAFKTVPREMVEVVENSRFGLFSRLRYLYIPFSVPRITANLFPSVSNGFFYITVSEVFEVGVHTYQTFGIGSVLDTFVAGAQLFNIEMALLILGIVIVAIVIVLREFSKYAVGRYTLDTDAPVMKRGRLNLRETARVFAALSKNPLTRLARYYKYREGDKHEQTYEKKEKKQKRYKYIYASIGIIILIALLYGVVSLIISVKPSEWSILFNKTPFLLTGLGFDYVRVGSILLVSMVIAIFLGYYLAVNKRAEKYWIPIIQSLSAYPAPIYFPFLFILTEPFMLSLFGGFTNELYVLSLGFVSTFYYVFYSFWMGVKAMPSEYWEITKNLKLGYFKKMRKVIIPSTFPYLISGISSTINSAWGGLMIGEYWPNIYGTHSLSVHTGLMKTIDIATANGDLTLAAWGSLIFGIIVAIYSVLFTRKMMDLAQKKYVAEEGVYSA from the coding sequence ATGGATGCGATAATACTAATAATACTGGCTGTGCTTGCCACAGCAGGACGTGTAATCGGGCTCATACTGCTTTCCATACTTACAGGCTGGTTTCTGGCATATGCCTCAATTAAATCCAAATTCTTTGAGAATATATATATCATTCTTATTGAAGTATTTGAATCAATTCCGGTAATTACATTCTTTCCAGTTGTTCTGGTGATATTCATTACACATGTTGGCGGTACACTGGGTGTTGAACTTGCCGCAGATTTTCTGGTGTTTACCGCTGTAGTATGGAATATCTGGATGGGAGAGTACCAGGCTTTTAAAACGGTTCCCCGTGAAATGGTTGAAGTTGTAGAAAACTCCAGATTCGGTCTATTCTCAAGGCTACGGTACCTTTATATTCCTTTTTCTGTGCCACGTATTACTGCAAACCTCTTTCCAAGTGTGTCCAACGGTTTTTTTTATATAACTGTCAGCGAAGTTTTTGAGGTGGGTGTACATACATACCAGACCTTCGGCATAGGGTCAGTACTGGATACATTTGTAGCCGGTGCACAGCTCTTTAATATAGAAATGGCGCTTCTTATACTGGGCATAGTAATAGTGGCAATTGTTATTGTATTAAGGGAATTCAGCAAATACGCAGTTGGCAGGTATACACTGGATACAGATGCCCCTGTAATGAAACGTGGCAGGCTAAATCTAAGGGAAACAGCAAGGGTTTTTGCGGCACTTTCAAAAAATCCACTCACAAGGCTGGCAAGATACTATAAATACAGAGAGGGCGACAAACATGAGCAAACATATGAGAAGAAGGAAAAGAAGCAGAAGAGGTATAAATACATCTATGCTTCAATTGGCATAATCATATTGATTGCTTTATTATACGGCGTTGTCTCTTTAATAATTTCAGTCAAGCCATCAGAATGGAGTATATTATTCAACAAAACCCCATTTCTGTTAACAGGGCTGGGATTTGACTATGTCCGGGTGGGATCAATACTTCTGGTATCCATGGTAATAGCTATATTCCTTGGATATTATCTGGCTGTGAATAAAAGGGCAGAAAAATACTGGATACCGATCATACAATCTTTGAGTGCTTATCCGGCTCCTATTTATTTCCCATTTCTGTTTATCTTGACAGAACCATTCATGTTAAGTTTATTTGGAGGATTTACCAATGAACTCTACGTGTTATCGCTCGGGTTTGTCAGTACCTTTTATTATGTATTCTATTCCTTCTGGATGGGGGTAAAGGCAATGCCATCTGAATATTGGGAAATTACAAAAAATCTCAAACTCGGGTATTTCAAAAAAATGAGAAAGGTAATAATTCCTTCTACATTCCCATATCTCATCAGTGGAATATCATCCACAATAAACAGTGCATGGGGAGGGTTAATGATAGGAGAATACTGGCCAAATATATATGGCACGCATTCCCTTTCTGTACACACCGGGCTTATGAAAACTATAGATATTGCTACTGCCAACGGAGACCTGACCCTTGCGGCCTGGGGGTCCTTAATATTCGGCATAATAGTAGCTATTTACTCTGTACTGTTTACAAGAAAAATGATGGATCTTGCACAGAAGAAATATGTTGCTGAAGAGGGTGTTTACTCGGCTTGA
- a CDS encoding ABC transporter ATP-binding protein, translated as MEMGIKDENVTNSILEAEGIYFSYDNGYDVFENINIEAEPGKFIAIIGPSGIGKSTLLRILGGFLKPDKGIVRLMGKPLYEPTPEVALIHQSIVTFPWMDAKENVMLSMKTKNMTKDEMEEKATVSLSRVGLDGFEDLYPKEMSGGMRQRVAIARAFAADPYVFLMDEPFAHLDELTAEGLRQDIYNILFSGETPLKSVIMVSHNLTEVLELADEIYILNNIPATVISKVQVTMQRPRSPRSDEFNANLDMLYSYLTPPRKKK; from the coding sequence ATGGAAATGGGAATTAAGGATGAAAATGTAACGAATTCAATTCTGGAGGCAGAGGGAATATATTTTTCATACGACAATGGTTATGATGTATTTGAAAATATAAATATTGAAGCTGAACCCGGAAAATTTATTGCTATTATAGGCCCATCGGGAATCGGGAAATCAACACTTTTGCGCATATTAGGCGGATTTTTAAAACCGGATAAAGGCATTGTCAGGTTAATGGGAAAACCATTGTATGAACCTACTCCGGAGGTTGCATTGATTCATCAGTCTATAGTAACATTTCCATGGATGGATGCAAAAGAGAACGTCATGCTTTCCATGAAGACAAAGAATATGACAAAGGATGAAATGGAAGAGAAAGCCACAGTGTCATTGTCAAGGGTCGGGCTTGATGGTTTTGAGGATTTATATCCGAAGGAAATGAGCGGGGGAATGCGCCAGAGGGTTGCAATAGCAAGGGCTTTTGCTGCAGACCCATATGTCTTTCTCATGGATGAGCCATTTGCGCATCTTGATGAACTTACCGCTGAAGGTCTAAGGCAGGATATATACAACATACTTTTCAGCGGAGAAACTCCACTAAAATCAGTTATAATGGTCTCACATAACCTTACAGAAGTTCTGGAACTTGCAGATGAAATATATATATTGAATAATATACCCGCAACTGTTATCAGCAAAGTACAGGTTACGATGCAAAGGCCAAGGAGCCCGAGAAGTGATGAATTTAATGCAAATTTAGATATGCTTTATAGCTATCTGACACCGCCGAGGAAGAAGAAATGA
- a CDS encoding NYN domain-containing protein has protein sequence MFENKISGATVIIDGSNVALYGHKDSDKKTAVLGNILEVIRKLKELKASEIITICDANIRYIIDEKDKFNRMLANKKLILSPSGIKADTFILDYAREKNCLIVSNDKFREYRDNDWVNKNIDNITLGFIFVGGDVMLEPVNGVKSGKKNKVDKKQSGWWHFFKNKQ, from the coding sequence ATGTTTGAAAATAAAATTTCAGGAGCAACGGTAATTATAGATGGGAGCAATGTTGCTCTTTACGGGCATAAAGATTCTGATAAGAAAACTGCCGTGCTCGGCAATATACTGGAAGTTATAAGAAAATTGAAAGAATTAAAAGCCTCAGAAATTATAACAATATGTGATGCCAATATCAGGTACATTATAGACGAAAAAGATAAATTTAACCGGATGCTTGCAAACAAAAAGCTAATTCTCTCTCCATCAGGAATAAAAGCAGATACATTTATACTTGATTATGCCCGGGAAAAAAATTGCCTTATAGTCTCGAACGACAAGTTCAGGGAATACAGGGATAACGACTGGGTTAACAAAAATATAGATAATATCACCCTTGGTTTTATTTTTGTTGGCGGTGATGTAATGCTGGAACCTGTAAACGGAGTTAAATCTGGCAAAAAGAATAAAGTTGATAAAAAACAATCCGGATGGTGGCATTTCTTTAAAAATAAACAATGA
- a CDS encoding ferritin family protein, translating to MPVYEVGKDLDEKTKDMSRARQSLIEEMQAIMFYDERLDASKDPVLKEVIKHNRDDEKEHFSLLLEYLRRNDPELDRELKEILFSKKELKELGD from the coding sequence ATGCCGGTATATGAAGTAGGAAAGGATCTGGATGAAAAGACAAAGGATATGTCAAGAGCAAGGCAATCGCTAATAGAGGAAATGCAGGCAATAATGTTCTATGATGAGAGATTGGATGCATCAAAGGATCCTGTATTGAAGGAAGTAATAAAGCATAACAGGGACGATGAAAAAGAACATTTCTCATTGCTGCTGGAATACCTCAGGAGAAATGACCCGGAACTTGACAGGGAATTAAAGGAAATATTATTCTCTAAAAAAGAATTAAAAGAACTGGGAGATTAA
- a CDS encoding PaaI family thioesterase, with amino-acid sequence MANRIEQIMKFSDDLETLNKMFEQNENLFAYLGIKITKISKGYCELSLPYSEKITRAGNVLHGGIMMTAVDYAGGITTMTVNDGMDQVTQEVKVNFLAPMSEGPFRIEGKAIKAGRTAVIVEIKLFDSEGKLGIVALGTWYVIRDRIIKKS; translated from the coding sequence ATGGCAAACAGGATAGAACAGATTATGAAATTTTCGGATGACCTGGAAACACTGAATAAAATGTTTGAACAGAACGAGAATTTATTTGCATACTTAGGCATAAAAATAACAAAAATTAGCAAGGGCTATTGCGAACTATCACTTCCATACAGTGAAAAAATAACCCGTGCCGGGAATGTTCTACATGGTGGCATAATGATGACCGCTGTGGATTATGCAGGCGGAATAACCACGATGACGGTAAACGATGGAATGGACCAGGTAACACAGGAAGTAAAAGTTAATTTTCTAGCTCCCATGTCAGAGGGGCCGTTTAGAATAGAGGGGAAAGCGATAAAAGCTGGAAGAACGGCAGTCATAGTGGAAATAAAGCTATTTGACTCTGAGGGCAAGTTGGGAATAGTGGCTCTTGGAACATGGTATGTGATAAGGGACAGGATAATAAAAAAGAGCTAA
- a CDS encoding DUF2004 domain-containing protein, whose amino-acid sequence MKGVEIAFQTNKDGENDIVTALGNLTGNYFKNEENMDITWRIFHVTLDKEKYYRVLYKGEKISELHPENRKKIKEKFDQLSRTDYNALMAQYEKESRKQGFEKIGIKELTEEYDLWQDPLWNYI is encoded by the coding sequence ATGAAAGGTGTAGAAATAGCATTTCAGACTAACAAAGATGGTGAAAATGACATAGTCACCGCACTGGGGAATCTAACAGGCAATTATTTCAAAAATGAGGAAAACATGGATATAACATGGAGGATTTTCCACGTAACACTTGATAAGGAAAAATACTACAGGGTTTTATATAAAGGAGAAAAGATATCTGAACTGCACCCTGAAAACAGGAAAAAAATAAAGGAAAAATTTGATCAATTGAGCAGGACAGATTATAATGCACTCATGGCTCAATATGAAAAAGAATCAAGAAAACAGGGCTTTGAAAAAATCGGAATAAAAGAGCTTACAGAGGAATACGATCTCTGGCAGGACCCGCTCTGGAATTATATTTAA
- a CDS encoding DUF790 family protein: protein MFPSDLMIVRKLKTGLVFPVFLSDENSDYIDSVKTVFNENTGNNRETILKALKELELNSSSTKTIRALSLLFFRNSIFEPPVDVDAPALREDVFKIARIPPVNQDEKRNILKPVEEKYGLSMDEIINGLYADKESELVLHQAYSASNIEIARAYNLEQVETIMMRCSTLYITTSSDWSYTITSIKRLGLLFTAQIDGSKLKSIKITGPLEMFESPERYGSRFAMLIHKISQLENWAIEADIKIKDKFEKTVKVYKLKLSDTVSYYLPESNKTDSINYDFVEKAQPLIVNGTVYFPDYVMKIGDKTVYINITGKTYARQDNEIKENLKGKVNWENIFILRQKDKKMKDEIAFYEDIDFPALKLILSEKYSAKKKLNGELDDNSVDSIKKELEKLYPQTEKMFDYVESQGLIPERVLPALGYKLKWRGLDIIVTKND, encoded by the coding sequence GTGTTCCCGTCGGACTTAATGATAGTGCGTAAACTTAAAACAGGGCTTGTATTTCCTGTATTTTTATCAGATGAAAACAGTGACTATATAGATAGTGTGAAAACTGTTTTTAATGAAAATACAGGGAACAATAGGGAAACAATACTGAAGGCACTTAAGGAATTAGAGCTAAATTCATCAAGTACGAAAACTATAAGGGCTCTCTCCCTCCTATTTTTCAGAAATTCTATTTTTGAACCGCCGGTGGATGTTGATGCCCCTGCATTGCGTGAGGATGTTTTTAAAATAGCCAGGATACCGCCGGTAAATCAGGATGAAAAAAGGAATATTCTCAAGCCTGTGGAAGAAAAATATGGCCTCAGCATGGATGAAATAATCAACGGGCTTTATGCGGATAAAGAAAGTGAACTCGTGCTCCATCAGGCGTATTCTGCAAGCAACATTGAAATTGCAAGGGCTTACAACCTTGAACAGGTTGAGACAATAATGATGAGGTGCAGTACACTCTATATTACTACTTCATCAGACTGGAGCTATACAATCACATCAATTAAACGGCTTGGGTTATTGTTTACGGCGCAGATAGATGGAAGTAAATTGAAATCCATTAAAATTACCGGGCCGCTTGAAATGTTTGAATCGCCTGAACGTTACGGTTCAAGATTTGCCATGTTAATACATAAAATAAGCCAGCTGGAAAACTGGGCAATAGAGGCAGATATAAAAATCAAAGACAAATTCGAAAAAACCGTAAAGGTATACAAACTTAAACTCAGTGACACAGTTTCCTATTACCTTCCTGAATCCAATAAAACTGACAGCATAAATTACGATTTTGTTGAAAAGGCACAACCCTTGATAGTAAACGGAACCGTTTATTTTCCGGATTACGTAATGAAAATAGGGGATAAAACTGTTTACATAAATATTACAGGAAAAACATACGCCAGACAGGATAATGAGATAAAGGAGAATCTTAAGGGTAAAGTAAACTGGGAAAATATATTCATTTTAAGGCAGAAGGACAAAAAAATGAAGGATGAAATAGCATTCTACGAAGACATAGATTTTCCTGCATTGAAATTAATACTATCGGAAAAATATTCGGCAAAAAAGAAGTTAAATGGTGAGCTTGATGACAATTCAGTTGATTCAATCAAGAAAGAACTGGAGAAGCTATATCCACAGACGGAAAAAATGTTCGATTATGTTGAGAGCCAGGGGCTTATACCTGAACGGGTTCTTCCAGCCCTTGGCTACAAATTAAAATGGCGTGGCCTCGATATTATAGTGACAAAGAATGATTAA
- a CDS encoding DEAD/DEAH box helicase — MEIYFKAGSIISDENYSGIFSYDERIKKYRALAYRYVDIIKKPGIIDNVFKDKKLEISSEINLRPYQKKSLEMWQRNNYSGTIVLPTAAGKTILGIYAITMLKVPTIILAPTIELIIQWREKLRDLLNVEVGQIGGGEKEIRDISVSTYDSAYLMAESLGNRFKFIIADEVHHMASESYLQIAKYYASPYRLGLTATYERDDKLHEVLEKYMGGKVFELGYEELNDFISNYKIVRIPIDLTDEDEIEYEKNHTIFLSYLRKRDIKINGNMNFEDLIRSSWSAEGKEALMAWRKSREIAFNAERKVEYLKYLLSKHAGEKIIIFSEDTSTAYLISREFLVPALTYMTSGKERKKYLEMFKSGEITVLATSRILDEGVDVPDASIAIIMSGSGSTRQFRQRLGRILRPSEGKASYLYELVSSGTTEYGTSRRRRKGVPVGLNDSA; from the coding sequence ATGGAAATATATTTCAAAGCCGGAAGTATAATATCTGATGAGAATTACTCTGGCATATTTTCATACGATGAACGAATTAAAAAATACAGGGCTCTAGCTTACCGTTATGTAGATATCATAAAGAAGCCGGGAATCATTGACAATGTTTTTAAGGATAAAAAACTCGAAATTAGTTCTGAAATAAACCTCAGGCCATACCAGAAAAAATCACTTGAGATGTGGCAGCGAAATAATTACTCAGGGACAATTGTTCTCCCGACCGCAGCGGGAAAGACTATACTGGGTATATATGCAATTACCATGCTTAAAGTTCCCACAATAATTCTGGCACCGACAATAGAGCTTATAATCCAGTGGAGGGAGAAATTGAGGGATCTTCTAAATGTGGAAGTGGGGCAAATCGGTGGCGGCGAAAAAGAAATCAGGGACATTTCAGTATCGACCTACGATTCTGCCTATTTAATGGCTGAAAGCCTCGGAAACCGTTTTAAGTTTATAATAGCGGACGAAGTCCACCACATGGCTTCGGAAAGCTATTTACAGATAGCAAAATATTATGCATCGCCCTATAGATTGGGTCTTACAGCAACATATGAAAGGGATGACAAACTGCATGAGGTGCTGGAAAAATATATGGGCGGCAAGGTTTTTGAACTGGGATATGAAGAGCTGAATGATTTTATTTCCAATTATAAAATTGTAAGAATACCCATAGACCTCACCGATGAAGACGAAATAGAATATGAGAAAAACCATACTATATTTTTATCCTACCTTAGAAAAAGGGACATAAAGATCAACGGGAATATGAATTTTGAAGATTTGATCCGGTCATCATGGAGTGCTGAAGGGAAAGAAGCGCTCATGGCATGGAGAAAATCAAGGGAAATCGCATTCAACGCAGAGAGAAAGGTGGAGTACCTCAAATATTTGCTGAGCAAGCATGCGGGCGAAAAAATAATAATATTTTCAGAAGATACCTCCACTGCATATCTGATATCCAGAGAATTTCTTGTCCCTGCGCTTACATACATGACATCAGGAAAAGAACGTAAAAAATATCTGGAAATGTTTAAATCAGGTGAAATTACAGTACTGGCCACATCAAGGATTCTTGACGAGGGCGTTGATGTGCCTGACGCATCTATAGCCATTATAATGAGTGGTTCTGGCAGCACAAGGCAGTTCAGGCAGAGATTGGGCAGAATACTCCGGCCTTCCGAGGGAAAAGCCAGCTATTTATACGAGCTGGTATCCTCCGGCACAACGGAGTATGGAACTTCCAGGAGGAGGAGAAAAGGTGTTCCCGTCGGACTTAATGATAGTGCGTAA
- a CDS encoding antibiotic biosynthesis monooxygenase family protein: MIHVGLYYKVKEGHNDDFVKTFNNVLELLKSKPETGFVDGKLYQEVDSPREYMIYTEWKSREAFKDFVEMKAFKDTTDYGKSILEGAPRNKIFGESNGQTY, from the coding sequence ATGATCCATGTAGGTTTGTATTACAAAGTTAAAGAAGGGCATAACGATGATTTTGTTAAAACTTTCAACAATGTTTTAGAATTGCTTAAAAGCAAACCGGAAACTGGATTTGTAGATGGCAAATTATACCAGGAAGTAGATTCGCCACGTGAATATATGATTTACACAGAATGGAAATCACGTGAAGCTTTTAAAGATTTTGTAGAGATGAAAGCCTTTAAGGATACCACAGATTACGGAAAATCCATACTTGAAGGTGCTCCAAGAAACAAGATTTTTGGGGAATCCAATGGACAAACTTATTAA